The Parachlamydia acanthamoebae genome includes a region encoding these proteins:
- a CDS encoding TolC family protein produces MQKSLIILILFLSFFATALAVSQEKVLTLEEGIQRVLACSPQLKMSEAEAEEKKGLHVQAGFYPNPILSYSVENVFGNRNWHGWNAAESRYEYAQLIETGGKRELRSKTTDYLFRAACLGVEVAKLQLLNRFTRAFIDLVAAQEQLRIVKEQNKIAKEVLYVVSAKVEAGKVSIIQKHKAEISVANADILLEKVRVNFETAREQVSQFWGETVPDFESVGFNFYFIQAPQSLDAYLAYLHDHPEWIQAQLEQSASLQSVYLEKSLAIPDVTLSVGYKTIRDTHNQGMILGASLPIPVFNRNQGNIEKSRANLRKLEDSFMALQVLLENKSAAIHREFMRSYHESKRLKEGILEAALQAFKLSEEGYREGKFEYLDMLDSQRTLFEIEDHYVQALKNYHSKQAELRYLSSQVD; encoded by the coding sequence ATGCAGAAGAGCTTGATTATACTTATTTTGTTTTTGTCTTTCTTCGCCACAGCCCTAGCCGTTTCTCAAGAAAAAGTGTTAACGCTAGAGGAGGGAATTCAACGCGTACTCGCTTGCTCTCCTCAGTTAAAAATGAGTGAGGCAGAGGCAGAAGAAAAAAAAGGACTTCATGTTCAGGCGGGATTTTATCCCAACCCTATTTTGTCCTATAGCGTCGAAAACGTTTTTGGAAATCGCAATTGGCATGGATGGAATGCGGCCGAATCTCGCTATGAATACGCGCAATTAATTGAAACAGGAGGGAAGAGAGAACTTCGGTCCAAAACAACCGATTATCTTTTTCGAGCAGCCTGTCTAGGTGTGGAAGTTGCCAAACTTCAACTTTTGAATCGCTTTACGAGAGCCTTTATTGATCTTGTGGCGGCACAAGAGCAATTGCGCATTGTGAAAGAACAAAACAAAATTGCTAAAGAAGTTTTATATGTTGTTTCGGCAAAAGTGGAGGCTGGGAAAGTGTCCATCATCCAAAAGCATAAGGCCGAAATTAGCGTTGCGAACGCGGATATTTTATTAGAAAAGGTTCGAGTAAATTTTGAAACGGCTCGTGAGCAAGTCTCTCAATTTTGGGGGGAGACAGTGCCTGATTTTGAGAGTGTGGGCTTTAATTTTTATTTTATCCAAGCTCCCCAATCTCTAGATGCCTATTTGGCTTACTTACACGACCATCCAGAATGGATTCAAGCCCAACTCGAGCAAAGCGCGAGTCTGCAAAGTGTTTATTTAGAGAAGTCGCTTGCAATTCCAGATGTAACCCTATCTGTTGGGTATAAGACTATACGGGACACACACAATCAAGGCATGATATTAGGTGCCTCATTGCCTATTCCGGTATTTAATCGAAATCAAGGAAATATTGAAAAATCACGAGCCAATCTACGCAAATTGGAAGATTCATTTATGGCCTTGCAAGTTTTATTAGAGAATAAATCAGCTGCAATACACCGAGAGTTTATGCGTAGTTATCATGAATCGAAACGATTAAAAGAAGGGATTTTAGAAGCGGCATTACAAGCTTTTAAATTATCTGAAGAAGGTTATAGAGAGGGGAAATTTGAATATTTAGACATGCTGGATTCACAAAGGACCCTATTTGAGATCGAAGATCATTATGTCCAAGCTTTAAAAAATTATCATAGCAAACAGGCCGAACTTCGGTATTTAAGCAGTCAGGTTGATTAG
- a CDS encoding efflux RND transporter periplasmic adaptor subunit translates to MERKIILLIGGVLLFLMLWFGWGAERKTEVNDGDKVAVHDHAQENFIHLTPQQIKDFDIQIKEASSGELDLQLSARGKIVLHPDRLAHVLPKISGVVKEAKKNIGDTVKQGEPLAVFESREIADMKATYLAALEKMRLSKSLFERESRLYDKKISPEQDYLNAKSSYEDSKIQLQLAKQKLQALGINDEALSDFAQENDPSLRLYTVYAPIDGTILQRHITTGEFVESTAVIYEVADVSKVWVEIGIYPKDAYKVKEGQHVEITIPIENLTADAKIIYLSPIIQEETITAKAIAELQNDENKWRPGTFVTVNIGTKKVPADIVVPKEAIQNINGQDVLFIKTHDGFESREIQKGTSDKNNVEVLSGIKSGEKYAASHTFLLKAELGKAEAEHEH, encoded by the coding sequence ATGGAAAGAAAAATAATCTTGCTTATTGGAGGCGTTCTGCTTTTTCTCATGCTGTGGTTTGGATGGGGCGCCGAGAGAAAGACAGAGGTAAATGATGGAGATAAAGTTGCTGTGCATGACCATGCCCAAGAAAATTTTATTCATTTGACGCCTCAGCAGATTAAAGATTTTGACATTCAAATTAAGGAGGCCTCATCAGGAGAGCTAGACCTTCAGCTATCAGCCCGAGGAAAAATTGTGTTGCATCCCGATCGTCTTGCGCATGTTCTTCCCAAAATTTCGGGTGTTGTCAAGGAAGCCAAGAAAAATATCGGGGATACCGTCAAACAAGGAGAGCCACTTGCGGTTTTTGAGAGTCGTGAAATTGCGGATATGAAGGCGACGTATCTAGCTGCTTTAGAAAAAATGCGGTTAAGTAAATCTCTTTTTGAACGAGAATCCCGTTTATATGACAAAAAAATTTCTCCCGAACAAGATTATTTGAATGCAAAATCGTCTTATGAGGATTCCAAAATACAATTACAACTCGCTAAGCAGAAGTTGCAGGCTTTGGGGATCAATGATGAAGCCCTTTCTGATTTTGCACAGGAAAATGACCCCTCTCTCCGTTTATATACCGTTTATGCACCAATAGATGGAACTATTTTACAACGGCACATTACGACCGGAGAATTTGTAGAAAGTACTGCTGTCATTTATGAAGTCGCAGATGTGTCTAAAGTATGGGTTGAAATAGGGATTTACCCCAAAGATGCTTACAAAGTCAAAGAAGGGCAGCATGTGGAAATCACAATTCCAATTGAAAACCTCACAGCAGATGCCAAAATTATCTACTTAAGTCCCATCATTCAAGAAGAAACCATCACAGCAAAAGCCATTGCAGAATTGCAAAATGATGAGAACAAATGGAGACCGGGAACATTTGTGACGGTGAATATCGGAACAAAAAAAGTTCCTGCCGATATTGTTGTGCCAAAAGAGGCCATTCAAAATATTAACGGACAGGATGTTCTCTTCATTAAAACGCACGATGGCTTTGAGAGCCGAGAGATTCAAAAGGGAACGAGTGATAAAAACAATGTGGAAGTGCTTTCGGGCATTAAATCCGGAGAAAAATATGCGGCTTCACACACGTTTTTATTAAAAGCTGAACTAGGCAAAGCTGAAGCGGAGCATGAACATTAA